From a region of the Williamsia phyllosphaerae genome:
- a CDS encoding citrate synthase 2 gives MTQATGTEQPDIPEGFVEGLEGVTAFTTQIAEPDKAGGNLRYRGVDIEDLVENQVTFADVWALLVDGRFGDGLPPAEPFPLPIHTGDVRVDVQAGLAMLAPIWGYQPLLDIDDATARDNLARASVMALSYVAQSARGIHQPAVPQAKIDQCDTVTARFMTRWKGEPDPAHTRAIDAYWVSAAEHGMNASTFTARVIASTGADVAASLSGAIGAMSGPLHGGAPARVLPMIDEVERTDDARGLVKGILDRKEKLMGFGHRVYRAEDPRARVLRRTAKELNAPRYEVAAALEQAALTELRERRPDRAIETNVEFWAAVILDFAEVPPHMMPAMFTCGRTAGWCAHIMEQKRLGKLVRPAAIYLGPGPRRPEDVDGWSEIA, from the coding sequence GTGACACAGGCAACGGGAACAGAGCAGCCGGACATTCCGGAGGGATTCGTCGAGGGACTCGAGGGCGTCACCGCGTTCACCACCCAGATCGCCGAGCCCGACAAGGCCGGCGGCAACCTCCGCTACCGCGGTGTCGACATCGAGGACCTGGTGGAGAACCAGGTCACCTTCGCCGATGTGTGGGCGCTGCTGGTCGACGGTCGCTTCGGTGACGGTCTGCCGCCCGCCGAGCCGTTCCCGCTGCCCATCCACACCGGTGACGTCCGGGTCGACGTGCAGGCCGGTCTGGCGATGTTGGCCCCGATCTGGGGCTATCAGCCGCTCCTCGACATCGACGACGCCACCGCACGCGACAATCTGGCCCGCGCCTCGGTGATGGCGCTGTCCTACGTCGCGCAGTCGGCTCGCGGGATCCATCAGCCCGCCGTCCCGCAGGCCAAGATAGACCAGTGCGACACCGTGACCGCGCGCTTCATGACGCGGTGGAAGGGTGAGCCCGATCCGGCCCACACCCGCGCGATCGACGCCTACTGGGTCAGTGCGGCCGAGCACGGCATGAACGCCTCGACGTTCACCGCCCGCGTGATCGCGTCGACCGGCGCCGATGTGGCCGCGTCGCTGTCCGGGGCCATCGGCGCGATGTCGGGACCGCTGCACGGCGGTGCCCCGGCCCGGGTGCTACCGATGATCGACGAGGTCGAACGCACCGACGACGCCCGCGGCCTGGTCAAGGGCATCCTCGACCGCAAAGAGAAGCTGATGGGCTTCGGTCACCGCGTCTACCGCGCCGAGGACCCCCGCGCCCGGGTCCTGCGGCGCACGGCCAAGGAGCTCAACGCCCCGCGCTACGAGGTCGCCGCCGCGCTGGAACAGGCCGCGCTGACGGAACTGCGCGAACGTCGCCCCGACCGCGCCATCGAGACCAACGTCGAGTTCTGGGCCGCGGTCATCCTCGACTTCGCCGAGGTCCCGCCGCACATGATGCCCGCGATGTTCACCTGCGGCCGCACCGCGGGCTGGTGCGCGCACATCATGGAACAGAAGCGTCTGGGCAAGCTGGTCCGCCCCGCCGCGATCTACCTCGGCCCCGGCCCGCGGCGTCCCGAGGACGTCGACGGGTGGAGCGAGATCGCCTGA
- the pdxH gene encoding pyridoxamine 5'-phosphate oxidase, translating to MRVSYGGSGTGGLTPDSLSGEPVWLDLFERWLAEGVSAQIPEPNAMVVATVDAEGVPATRTVLCKGVDPRGIVFYTNHDSDKGRAIATNPVASATFPWIAMERQVHFRGPVTQVSREETRAYWTTRPRGSQLGAIASHQSHPIASRAALEEQAADVARRVGGVDGDTPIDVPENWGGYLVAPTVVEFWQGGANRLHDRVRAALVDGRWDVTRLQP from the coding sequence ATGCGTGTCAGCTACGGGGGATCCGGTACGGGCGGGCTGACGCCCGATTCGTTGTCCGGCGAACCGGTCTGGCTCGATCTGTTCGAGCGGTGGTTGGCCGAGGGGGTGTCGGCGCAGATCCCCGAGCCGAATGCGATGGTCGTCGCGACCGTCGACGCCGAGGGGGTGCCCGCCACGCGCACCGTGCTCTGCAAGGGCGTCGACCCTCGGGGAATCGTGTTCTACACCAACCATGACTCGGACAAAGGTCGCGCCATCGCGACGAATCCGGTCGCCTCGGCGACGTTTCCCTGGATCGCGATGGAACGTCAGGTGCACTTCCGGGGCCCGGTCACGCAGGTCTCCCGGGAGGAGACCCGGGCGTACTGGACAACCCGTCCTCGGGGGTCGCAACTGGGTGCGATCGCCTCGCACCAATCCCACCCGATCGCGTCGCGGGCCGCGCTCGAGGAGCAGGCCGCCGACGTGGCGCGTCGGGTCGGCGGCGTCGACGGTGACACCCCCATCGACGTACCCGAGAACTGGGGCGGCTACCTGGTCGCCCCGACGGTGGTCGAGTTCTGGCAGGGCGGCGCGAACCGGCTGCACGACCGGGTGCGCGCGGCACTGGTCGACGGCCGCTGGGATGTGACCAGGCTGCAACCCTGA
- a CDS encoding TetR/AcrR family transcriptional regulator, whose amino-acid sequence MDDLTTRARVRDAAIAVFGRDGFTATVRTIADEADVSAALVIHHFGTKDALRVACDAHVFELTKQRTTAVLAAREDGSSGPPPAFGEQLAGLEQSGPSLMYLLRSIQHGGDLARAFIERLVADTEESMSVGVANGVLRPSVDEAARARYLVAQSLGAMLVDLVMNPPADHADSGAIMRSYAERTMVPAAEYATHGVLTDSSMLDAVLTYRGHQR is encoded by the coding sequence GTGGACGACCTGACGACCCGTGCGCGGGTCCGCGACGCGGCGATTGCGGTGTTCGGGCGAGACGGGTTCACCGCGACTGTCCGCACCATCGCGGACGAGGCGGATGTGAGCGCGGCGCTCGTGATCCACCATTTCGGTACGAAGGACGCGCTGCGGGTGGCGTGCGATGCCCACGTGTTCGAGCTGACGAAGCAGCGCACCACCGCGGTCCTGGCCGCGCGTGAGGACGGCTCGTCGGGTCCCCCGCCCGCGTTCGGCGAGCAACTGGCGGGGCTCGAACAGTCCGGACCCTCGCTGATGTACCTGCTGCGCAGCATCCAACACGGCGGGGATCTGGCGCGGGCGTTCATCGAGCGCCTGGTCGCCGACACCGAGGAGTCGATGTCGGTGGGTGTCGCCAACGGTGTTCTCCGACCGTCGGTCGACGAGGCCGCCCGGGCCAGATACCTGGTGGCGCAATCACTCGGGGCGATGCTGGTCGACCTGGTGATGAACCCACCCGCCGACCACGCCGACAGCGGCGCGATCATGCGGTCCTACGCCGAACGGACGATGGTGCCCGCAGCCGAGTACGCCACCCACGGCGTCCTGACCGACTCGTCGATGCTCGACGCCGTCCTCACGTACCGAGGACATCAGCGATGA
- a CDS encoding class I SAM-dependent methyltransferase, which translates to MDVDTFRTLLTPSGQALLAEVHRCAGVESDHALGARLRESHDGDLVAAAVTQNHMRGLAFDRFGTDAGRMYFTHDALRQATGARVADHRAHRMHGLGVRRVVDIGCGLGGDLLALARDGLEVRGIDTDPVLVEIARANLDALGLSGSVEVGDARDVTASDDEVVFCDPDRRTVRGRVAGLDALSPSWELIGSMLSGRAVATVFAGVSHADLPEGVEAEWISDAGDVGGVTLWGRGLTDGRTSRRATLLPGGESIVGDDDADVPTGEVGRHLLEPDEVIIRAGLTARLATSLGGWLPDPHMHWISTDDPMDTPFARTHAVLGELPFRTPKLRIALHDRGIGTLTVKCRGLPIVPDALIAKLRLDGPNSATVVLTRVAGEGRAFLVEEPARR; encoded by the coding sequence GTGGACGTAGACACCTTTCGTACCCTGCTGACCCCGTCGGGTCAGGCGCTGCTGGCCGAGGTGCACCGATGTGCCGGCGTCGAATCCGACCACGCACTCGGCGCCCGACTCCGGGAGTCCCACGACGGCGACCTCGTGGCCGCGGCGGTCACACAGAACCATATGCGCGGCCTGGCGTTCGACCGGTTCGGGACCGACGCGGGCCGGATGTACTTCACCCACGACGCACTACGACAGGCCACCGGGGCCCGGGTCGCCGACCACCGCGCGCACCGCATGCACGGCCTCGGGGTCCGACGCGTCGTCGACATCGGGTGCGGTCTGGGCGGCGATCTCCTCGCGCTCGCTCGCGACGGACTGGAGGTCCGCGGCATCGACACCGACCCGGTGCTCGTGGAGATCGCCCGCGCCAACCTCGACGCCCTGGGGCTCTCCGGGTCCGTCGAGGTCGGCGACGCGCGCGACGTCACGGCGTCAGACGACGAGGTCGTCTTCTGCGATCCGGATCGTCGGACCGTGCGCGGGCGGGTCGCCGGACTCGATGCACTGTCACCGTCGTGGGAGCTCATCGGCTCGATGCTCTCGGGTCGGGCGGTGGCGACGGTGTTCGCGGGGGTGTCGCACGCAGACCTGCCCGAGGGGGTCGAGGCCGAGTGGATCAGCGATGCGGGCGATGTCGGCGGCGTCACCCTGTGGGGTCGGGGGCTCACGGACGGTCGGACGTCCCGACGCGCCACCCTGCTGCCCGGCGGCGAGTCGATCGTCGGTGACGACGACGCCGACGTCCCCACCGGCGAGGTCGGCCGCCATCTGCTCGAGCCGGACGAGGTGATCATCCGAGCGGGCCTCACCGCACGACTGGCGACGAGCCTGGGTGGGTGGCTACCCGACCCGCACATGCACTGGATCAGCACCGACGACCCGATGGACACACCGTTCGCCCGTACCCACGCCGTGCTCGGCGAGCTGCCGTTCCGAACGCCGAAACTGCGAATCGCGTTGCACGACCGCGGGATCGGGACGTTGACGGTGAAGTGTCGCGGCCTCCCGATCGTGCCGGACGCCCTCATCGCGAAGCTGCGACTCGACGGACCGAACTCGGCGACGGTCGTGCTCACCCGTGTGGCCGGCGAGGGGCGGGCGTTCCTGGTCGAGGAGCCGGCTCGGCGGTGA
- a CDS encoding ABC transporter permease — protein sequence MTGTDLAAGAGLLTRLAVRRERFTTPLGMLALPVLVVVTGASMASLYASPGDRAELRSGAASNVAFRLLLGPLGSDTTIASITTWRVGLFLLLVAGVLASLLITRNTRAQEESGLLEIVRSGAVGAATPLLVAVAIASTAGVATGCVMAIATAAIGAPGVAAVAVGVQYCVVSLAVIGVAAMVNQLAATARTATATAVSVLVGGYLLRGVADVVDGAGWLRWVSPLGWGELIDPFGRRDPVPVVLCVALFAASVVGAAMIAVRRDLGEGIRSRREGPAGSTRLGSVGALMARVSGPAIVPWVSAVVVYCLLLGFLLSSVGDLVPDGGGVADVVRDLGGGGGLARSVMTAVLGFVGVIAGLAAVAVVVRTRGDEAAGRTEQVLATATSRTRWFASMAAAVFGTSVLVVVGATLAIVVGHGISSGVSTSPTAGDVLAAGAVQIPGSIAVAAVAVAAYGWGSRWVPLGWVAVVGDAVLAQFGDLLGLPMWVRDIAPHAHVVATAPDAVGVWTPVLTLGGAAALVAFGWWGFRRRDIPG from the coding sequence ATGACCGGTACCGATCTGGCCGCAGGCGCAGGGCTGCTGACCCGACTCGCCGTCCGCCGCGAGCGGTTCACCACACCGCTCGGAATGCTCGCGTTGCCGGTGCTGGTCGTTGTCACCGGTGCGTCGATGGCGTCGCTGTACGCGTCTCCCGGGGACCGAGCCGAGCTGCGGTCCGGTGCCGCGTCCAACGTCGCGTTCCGATTGTTGTTGGGGCCGTTGGGCTCCGACACGACCATCGCGTCGATCACCACATGGCGGGTCGGGCTGTTCCTGCTGCTCGTCGCAGGTGTCCTCGCCTCCCTGCTCATCACGCGCAACACCCGCGCGCAGGAGGAGTCGGGCCTGCTCGAGATCGTCCGCTCCGGAGCCGTCGGCGCGGCGACACCGTTGCTCGTCGCCGTGGCGATCGCGTCGACGGCAGGAGTCGCCACCGGCTGCGTCATGGCGATCGCCACCGCAGCCATCGGCGCCCCCGGTGTGGCGGCGGTGGCCGTGGGTGTCCAGTACTGCGTCGTCTCGCTCGCGGTGATCGGTGTCGCGGCGATGGTCAATCAGCTCGCGGCCACGGCGCGGACCGCGACGGCGACGGCGGTGTCGGTGCTCGTCGGCGGATACCTCCTGCGTGGCGTCGCCGACGTCGTCGACGGCGCCGGGTGGCTGCGGTGGGTCTCGCCGCTGGGCTGGGGCGAACTGATCGACCCGTTCGGTCGACGGGATCCGGTGCCCGTGGTGTTGTGCGTCGCGCTCTTCGCGGCCAGCGTCGTCGGTGCGGCCATGATCGCGGTGCGGCGGGACCTCGGTGAGGGCATCCGGTCCCGGCGCGAAGGGCCCGCGGGCTCGACGCGCCTGGGCTCGGTCGGCGCGCTCATGGCGCGGGTGTCGGGCCCGGCCATCGTGCCGTGGGTGTCGGCCGTCGTGGTCTATTGCCTGTTGCTCGGTTTCCTGCTCTCGTCGGTCGGCGATCTCGTGCCCGACGGCGGTGGCGTCGCCGACGTCGTCCGAGACCTCGGCGGGGGCGGTGGGCTCGCGCGGTCGGTGATGACCGCGGTGCTCGGGTTCGTCGGGGTGATCGCCGGTCTGGCGGCGGTGGCCGTGGTCGTCCGCACCCGGGGCGACGAGGCCGCGGGCCGCACCGAGCAGGTGCTCGCCACCGCGACATCACGGACGCGCTGGTTCGCGTCGATGGCGGCGGCCGTCTTCGGGACGTCGGTACTCGTCGTGGTGGGCGCCACGCTCGCGATCGTGGTGGGACACGGGATCAGTTCGGGCGTCTCCACCTCGCCCACCGCGGGCGACGTGCTCGCCGCTGGTGCCGTGCAGATCCCGGGGTCGATCGCCGTGGCCGCCGTGGCGGTCGCCGCGTACGGGTGGGGGTCGCGATGGGTGCCGCTGGGATGGGTGGCAGTCGTCGGCGACGCCGTGCTCGCCCAGTTCGGCGACCTGCTCGGGCTACCGATGTGGGTCCGCGACATCGCGCCGCACGCCCACGTCGTCGCCACCGCACCAGATGCCGTGGGTGTGTGGACGCCGGTACTGACGCTCGGGGGAGCGGCCGCGCTGGTCGCGTTCGGCTGGTGGGGATTTCGTCGCCGTGACATCCCCGGCTGA
- the serC gene encoding phosphoserine transaminase, which yields MSSPITIPADLLPSDGRFGCGPSKVRPEQLQSLVETGASVFGTSHRQAPVKNVVGAIRDGLSSLFSLPEGYEVVLSNGGSTAFWDAASFGLIEKKSLHLTYGEFSSKFASVAKKAPFIDNPTVISTDPGTAPNPADITAEQAGDVDLIGWAHNETSTGVAVPVSRPSAAGDALIVIDATSGAGGLPVNAADADVYYFAPQKSFASDGGIWLALMSPAALERIAKIEASGRWCPDFLSLPTAVDNSSKNQTYNTPAVASLLLLANQLEWMNGNGGLDWCTSRTADSSSRLYEWAEKSAFATPFAAPEHRSQVVGTIDFDDSVDAAAVAKTLRANGVVDTEPYRKLGRNQLRIGMFPAVEPDDISALTACIDHVVAAL from the coding sequence ATGAGTTCACCGATCACGATCCCCGCCGATCTGCTCCCCTCCGACGGTCGTTTCGGTTGTGGCCCGTCCAAGGTGCGCCCCGAACAGCTGCAGTCGCTGGTCGAGACAGGCGCGTCGGTGTTCGGCACCAGCCACCGTCAGGCGCCCGTGAAGAACGTCGTCGGCGCGATCCGCGATGGCCTGAGTTCGCTGTTCTCCCTGCCCGAGGGCTACGAGGTCGTGCTGTCCAACGGCGGTTCGACCGCGTTCTGGGACGCCGCCTCGTTCGGTTTGATCGAGAAGAAGTCGCTGCACCTCACCTACGGCGAGTTCTCCTCGAAGTTCGCCAGTGTCGCCAAGAAGGCCCCGTTCATCGACAACCCGACGGTGATCTCCACCGACCCGGGCACCGCCCCGAACCCGGCCGACATCACCGCCGAGCAGGCCGGCGACGTCGATCTCATCGGTTGGGCGCACAACGAGACCTCCACCGGTGTCGCCGTGCCGGTCTCGCGTCCGTCGGCGGCCGGTGACGCGCTGATCGTCATCGACGCGACCTCGGGCGCGGGCGGCCTGCCGGTCAACGCCGCCGACGCCGACGTCTACTACTTCGCCCCCCAGAAGAGCTTCGCCTCCGACGGCGGCATCTGGCTGGCCCTGATGAGTCCGGCCGCCCTCGAGCGCATCGCGAAGATCGAGGCGTCGGGCCGCTGGTGCCCCGACTTCCTGTCGCTGCCCACCGCGGTCGACAACAGCTCGAAGAACCAGACCTACAACACCCCCGCGGTCGCCTCGCTGCTCCTGCTGGCCAACCAGCTCGAGTGGATGAACGGCAACGGTGGCCTGGACTGGTGCACTAGCCGGACGGCCGACAGCTCGAGTCGGCTCTACGAATGGGCCGAGAAGAGCGCGTTCGCAACGCCGTTCGCCGCGCCCGAGCACCGCAGCCAGGTCGTGGGCACCATCGACTTCGACGACTCCGTCGACGCCGCTGCCGTGGCGAAGACGCTGCGCGCCAACGGCGTCGTCGACACCGAGCCCTACCGCAAGCTCGGACGCAACCAGCTGCGCATCGGCATGTTCCCGGCCGTCGAGCCCGACGACATCTCCGCGCTGACCGCCTGCATCGATCACGTGGTCGCCGCACTCTGA
- a CDS encoding MFS transporter — protein MAGLLADTTPLRSPHFRRLWSANIITVIGAQLTVVVVPAQIYFITGSSAYVGLAGLFGLVPLVVFGLWGGALADIIDRRILLIATTLGLIGCSALFWLQAASGVDNVWVILTLFAVQQAFFAVNQPTKSAILPKIVEIKDLPAANSLNMTVMQAGAIAGPVLGGALIKPLGYSTLYLVDTIFLFATLWAVIRLPSLKPERSADAPRVAGFRSVIDGFVYLRGHKVLMASFVVDLIAMIFGMPRALFPEMAHESFGGPDGGGIAFALLFAAIGAGAVVGGVFSGWVSRVERQGLAVIVCILIWGASITGLGIVVAFAGGSALPMLPIAVALLMIGGAADMASAAFRQSMLQSAANDDVRGRLQGVFTVVVAGGPRIADVAHGGVAATAGVAVTTAGGGIGVIVFTVVAALAIPAFVRYRITR, from the coding sequence ATGGCGGGACTCCTCGCCGACACCACGCCCCTGCGCAGTCCCCATTTCCGGAGGCTGTGGTCGGCCAACATCATCACGGTCATCGGTGCACAGCTCACCGTCGTCGTGGTCCCCGCGCAGATCTACTTCATCACCGGCAGTTCGGCGTACGTCGGTCTCGCCGGGCTGTTCGGTCTGGTGCCGCTGGTCGTCTTCGGGCTCTGGGGCGGCGCGCTGGCCGACATCATCGACCGTCGCATCCTCCTCATCGCGACGACGCTCGGGTTGATCGGCTGTAGCGCGCTGTTCTGGCTGCAGGCCGCGAGCGGCGTGGACAACGTGTGGGTGATCCTGACGTTGTTCGCGGTGCAGCAGGCCTTCTTCGCGGTGAACCAACCGACGAAATCGGCCATCCTGCCCAAAATCGTCGAGATCAAGGATCTCCCGGCGGCCAACTCCCTGAACATGACGGTGATGCAGGCGGGTGCGATCGCCGGCCCGGTTCTCGGTGGTGCACTGATCAAGCCGCTGGGCTACTCGACCCTCTATCTCGTCGACACGATCTTCCTGTTCGCCACGCTGTGGGCGGTCATCCGTCTGCCGTCACTCAAGCCCGAACGTAGCGCAGATGCGCCGCGGGTGGCCGGATTCCGTTCGGTCATCGACGGTTTCGTATACCTGCGCGGTCACAAGGTGCTGATGGCCTCGTTCGTCGTCGACCTGATCGCGATGATCTTCGGCATGCCCCGCGCATTGTTCCCCGAGATGGCACACGAGAGCTTCGGCGGCCCCGACGGCGGCGGCATCGCCTTCGCGCTGCTGTTCGCGGCGATCGGGGCCGGCGCGGTCGTCGGCGGAGTGTTCTCCGGCTGGGTGTCGCGGGTGGAGCGCCAGGGGCTGGCGGTGATCGTCTGCATCCTCATCTGGGGTGCGTCCATCACCGGCCTGGGGATCGTGGTCGCGTTCGCGGGCGGGTCGGCACTGCCGATGCTCCCGATCGCGGTGGCGCTGTTGATGATCGGCGGCGCGGCCGACATGGCCTCGGCCGCGTTCCGGCAGTCGATGTTGCAGTCGGCGGCCAACGACGACGTCCGTGGCCGTCTGCAGGGCGTGTTCACCGTCGTGGTCGCGGGCGGACCGCGCATCGCCGACGTCGCACACGGTGGCGTGGCCGCGACCGCCGGCGTCGCGGTGACCACGGCGGGCGGCGGCATCGGGGTGATCGTGTTCACGGTGGTGGCCGCACTGGCCATCCCGGCGTTCGTGCGCTACCGAATCACCCGCTGA
- a CDS encoding ABC transporter ATP-binding protein: protein MTAVIEVQGLRKSFGRITALDGLDLTVEQGTVAGFLGPNGAGKSTTIRVLLGTYRRDAGTVRVLGADPVRDAVEVHRRIAYVPGDVDLWPQLTGGECIDALLGLRGAVYTAQARAQMIERFELDPTRRMSEYSKGNRQKVALVAAFAAHAELLILDEPTSGLDPLMEDVFTDCVREATAAGSSVLLSSHILGEVEKLCDTVTIVRSGRTVAAGSLARMRHLTRTRVTAEVAGSPDGLAELDGVDDVEIVPHPADGGTTTVSLTVEPPALSRLVAALGGLDVRSLEVSPPSLEEMFRRYYGGHDHATTK, encoded by the coding sequence ATGACCGCCGTGATCGAGGTGCAGGGCCTTCGCAAGAGCTTCGGGAGGATCACCGCCCTGGACGGGCTCGACCTGACGGTCGAGCAGGGCACGGTCGCCGGGTTCCTGGGACCCAACGGGGCCGGGAAATCGACCACCATCCGGGTCCTGCTGGGCACCTACCGCCGCGACGCGGGCACCGTCCGCGTCCTCGGTGCCGATCCGGTACGAGACGCCGTCGAGGTGCACCGGCGCATCGCCTACGTCCCCGGCGACGTCGATCTGTGGCCGCAGCTGACCGGCGGCGAGTGCATCGACGCGCTGTTGGGGCTGCGAGGAGCGGTGTACACCGCACAGGCCCGTGCGCAGATGATCGAGCGTTTCGAGCTGGATCCGACGCGTCGCATGTCCGAGTACTCGAAGGGCAATCGCCAGAAGGTCGCGCTGGTCGCCGCCTTCGCCGCGCACGCCGAGCTGCTCATCCTCGACGAGCCGACGTCCGGTCTCGACCCGCTGATGGAGGACGTCTTCACCGACTGCGTGCGCGAGGCCACTGCCGCAGGCTCGTCGGTGCTCCTGTCGAGTCACATCCTCGGTGAGGTCGAGAAGCTCTGCGACACGGTCACCATCGTCCGATCGGGCCGCACGGTCGCGGCCGGGTCGTTGGCGCGGATGCGCCATCTGACGCGTACGCGGGTCACCGCCGAGGTGGCGGGGTCGCCCGACGGTCTGGCCGAGCTGGACGGCGTCGACGACGTGGAGATCGTCCCGCACCCGGCGGACGGGGGCACGACGACGGTGTCGTTGACCGTCGAGCCGCCCGCGTTGTCGCGGCTCGTCGCTGCCCTCGGCGGGCTCGACGTCCGGTCGCTCGAGGTGTCTCCGCCGTCTCTCGAGGAGATGTTCCGGCGCTACTACGGCGGCCACGACCACGCGACCACGAAGTGA